In Eisenibacter elegans DSM 3317, the genomic window CTCTATCTGTTCTAAACAAAATTCCCGCTCTTCGGGCATATCGGCGGCAGCCAAATGACTGAACACAGAGGCTACCATCACATAGCGCTGGGGTAGCTTTTCGGTCAAGAAGGTGCAGAGCTGTGGCAGCTCCGATTCCATAAAGCCCAAGCGGTGCATCCCTGTGTCGAGCTTGAGGTGGATTTTGTTGGGGCGTTTTTGCAGCTCTTCGGGCAAGGTGTGGTAGTGGTCGCAGTAAGCCTGCAAGAGCTCAAAGCTATACAGCTCGGGTTCTAGTTTGTATTCGAATATCTGGTTTAGGGTGGCCTCGCTGGGATTCATCACCATAATGGGGGTGCGGATGCCTTGTTGCCTCAGGTATACCCCCTCGTCGGCATAGGCCACGGCGAGGTAGTCGACTTGGTGGTATTGCAACAAGGAGGCTACTTCTACGCTGCCGCTGCCATAGGCAAAGGCTTTGACCATCGCCATGACCTTGGTGCGAGGCTGGAGCAGGCGGCGGTGTTGTTGGAGGTTATAAGCAAGGGCATCGAGGTTGATTTCGAGTACGGTCTGATGGCTTTTTTGCTGAATACGGTGTGTGATTTGTTCAAAAGCAAAAGCCCTTGCTCCTTTGACCAAGATGACCGCATCACTGAGGGTTTGGCGCAGAGAGACTTCGTGTTGCCATTGGTTGAGAAACTCTGGCACGGACTCGAAGATGTGCCAATATTCTGCCGCCACGGGGTGTAGCTTGCGCTCACGGCTCAGCGCCGCCACTTGCTGCCAGTGGTGGCCAATGCCGATAAAGGTATACAAGCCCTGTGCGTCGAGCAGGGTACGGACTTGGTTGTAGAGGTTCTCGTCGAAATACGGGGTGTCGGTCAGGTCAGAAATAATGAGTGCCTTGCGGTCACGCTGCGATTGGTGCTGCAAGAAGTCGAGCGCTACCTTGAGGCCGGCGCTGTCGTTGTTGTAGCTATCATCGATTAGGTAGCTGTTGTGCAGAGCTGCTTTGAGTTCGAAGCGCATCGAGAGGCTCGACAGCCGCTCAAACAACTGGGTAAAGCGCTGCGGGTCTACGCCAACATAACACAATACGGACACACAATGCAAGGCATTTTCGATAGAGGCTCTATCGACCAAGGGTACTGTACAGAGGTGGTGCTCCCCTTTCCAATCATAATACACGGTCGTTTTGTCTTGCTGGGTATCTAACCGGGTAACATTGAGGGTGGCTTCGGCGTTGTCGATTGCCCAAGTGAAGGTTTCCAAACTAGGGTACAACTCCTTCACCTCTTGATGGATGGCACTGTGGTTGAGACAATAAAACAGACACTGTACTTCTTTGAAAAGGCGGAGCTTCTCACGTATTTTCTCTTGTTGGTTGGCAAATCCGTGGGCGTGGGCGGTGCCGATATTGGTAAACAAGCCCAAGGTTGGCTGGAGCACGCGCTGCAAATGGTGCATTTCTTGAGTTTGAGAAATGCCCGCCTCAAAAATGGCCCATTGGTGTTTGTTATTCATCCCCAATACAGAAAGCGGAACACCCGTTTGGGAGTTATAGCTCTTGGGGCTTTTGACAAGGGCGTAGCGGTGTTGGAGCAGCTGCGCCAACCACTCCTTGATAATAGTTTTGCCGTTGCTACCCGTAATGGCCATCACGGGGTACTGAAACTTGGTTCGGTGCTCTGCTGCAAGGCGTTGCAAAGCACGCAAACTATCGGATACCTGCAAAAACAAGGCCTCCGGGAAGGTCTCCCAAAGCAGCTCTTGGTCTACCACAAAAGCCCGCACTCCCCGCTCATACAACTCGGCAATATAACGGTGGCCGTCGTGTTGTTTGCCTCTAATGGCCACAAAAAGAGAGCCTTCGGCTACAAATCGCCCTCGGCTATCGATAAAAATATGGTGAATGGCTTCGCTCAGTAGGTTGGTATTGCCCAAGGCTTCGGCATCGGTAGCCATCGCTAATGCAGTGAGATTATGTGCCATAGGGTTTTGCGTAGTTTGTTGTTTACTTATTGCCACAGCCTCCTGCTGTGTAAGGTACGATTAATTCAAATTTAGGGCTTTTTCTACTCCCCACACTCATTTCTTTACAAAATACGGCGCCAAAACCTCATATACGGCCTACTTCACCACCACAAACAGGATACGGTCTTCAGTTTGGCTGTAATAGTAGTCCTGAAGTTGGTTTTCATACACCAAGACAAAATAAAAGAGCAGGTCTCGCATCTCGTTTACAGGTACAAACTCTGTGTCGTGGGTTTGAATATCGACTAGGCGGTACGAAATACCCCAATGTTGCAGCCATTTGTTGAGCCGTTTGACCCAAGTGCCCAACCTGCTTCCTTGTTGCACGCGGGCGGGGGCAAAATCTTGATCCACATAGAGGTAATCTCCTGTATGTAAGGCCATAAACCGTTGATGAAAATCCATCCAAGACTTCTCTTTAGGTGACTCAAAAACAAAATGCTTTTCGGGGTTACGCACAACATTTTGGGCAATATTGAGCGCAGGGCGTGTATGTGTCTTGTGAATGATTGGTGAGGCCATATCGCGAGATTCGAGCATTCCTTCAGTCTGGTATTGTTGTTTTTTCTGCAAATAATGTTGGTATACCATCCAACTCCACCCTTTGGGCAAGCCCAACACCTCTGTTGGGTGCCATTGATGGAATACGGGAGCTTGTTGATGGTGAAAATGCCTGATTTCCAAGCCTAATGCTTTAAGTTTTTCGACCATTTCAAGATCTTCAGCCCCCCAGATACGTGTAAAGGTATCGTATCCACCTGTAGTAAGCAATGCTTGTCGGTGGGCGACTATCATCCCTGCGGCGCTGTTGTTTGATAATTGTGCCCCTGCTTGATATTGCTCAAATTGCGTGCTCAAATTATCAAATGCTGTAAAGCTTTGGGGCAAATAATATACCCTCATCACTAAAGCCTGCTGCGGAAAGCACTGTTGGTGTAATTTTTCCAAAAACAACGGAGTCAACAACATATCGATATCCAACACCAACACATAGTGCCCTCG contains:
- a CDS encoding bifunctional UDP-N-acetylmuramoyl-tripeptide:D-alanyl-D-alanine ligase/alanine racemase, whose product is MAHNLTALAMATDAEALGNTNLLSEAIHHIFIDSRGRFVAEGSLFVAIRGKQHDGHRYIAELYERGVRAFVVDQELLWETFPEALFLQVSDSLRALQRLAAEHRTKFQYPVMAITGSNGKTIIKEWLAQLLQHRYALVKSPKSYNSQTGVPLSVLGMNNKHQWAIFEAGISQTQEMHHLQRVLQPTLGLFTNIGTAHAHGFANQQEKIREKLRLFKEVQCLFYCLNHSAIHQEVKELYPSLETFTWAIDNAEATLNVTRLDTQQDKTTVYYDWKGEHHLCTVPLVDRASIENALHCVSVLCYVGVDPQRFTQLFERLSSLSMRFELKAALHNSYLIDDSYNNDSAGLKVALDFLQHQSQRDRKALIISDLTDTPYFDENLYNQVRTLLDAQGLYTFIGIGHHWQQVAALSRERKLHPVAAEYWHIFESVPEFLNQWQHEVSLRQTLSDAVILVKGARAFAFEQITHRIQQKSHQTVLEINLDALAYNLQQHRRLLQPRTKVMAMVKAFAYGSGSVEVASLLQYHQVDYLAVAYADEGVYLRQQGIRTPIMVMNPSEATLNQIFEYKLEPELYSFELLQAYCDHYHTLPEELQKRPNKIHLKLDTGMHRLGFMESELPQLCTFLTEKLPQRYVMVASVFSHLAAADMPEEREFCLEQIECFRQMTAELEETIGYRFVRHIANSPGIANYPEAHFDMVRLGIGLYGVDTTTDQVLGLEPVATLKTTLSQIKTLAPGDTVGYGRAGKITAPTRIGIIAIGYADGFRRALSNGIGKVWVNGQLVPTIGRVCMDMTMIDLGDLPAQEGDEVIVFGKELPIEQMAEALQTIPYEVLTSVSERVKRVFFTG
- a CDS encoding glycosyltransferase codes for the protein MKEHTPFFSILITYRNREADYLRVERCLETLEAQSFQDFELVFVDFGSEPFIHKTLQAFFQQKPKHHYHYTDTRGHFWSRAKALNIGLCYSRGHYVLVLDIDMLLTPLFLEKLHQQCFPQQALVMRVYYLPQSFTAFDNLSTQFEQYQAGAQLSNNSAAGMIVAHRQALLTTGGYDTFTRIWGAEDLEMVEKLKALGLEIRHFHHQQAPVFHQWHPTEVLGLPKGWSWMVYQHYLQKKQQYQTEGMLESRDMASPIIHKTHTRPALNIAQNVVRNPEKHFVFESPKEKSWMDFHQRFMALHTGDYLYVDQDFAPARVQQGSRLGTWVKRLNKWLQHWGISYRLVDIQTHDTEFVPVNEMRDLLFYFVLVYENQLQDYYYSQTEDRILFVVVK